A section of the Verrucomicrobiota bacterium genome encodes:
- a CDS encoding type II secretion system protein has product MRPSRHGFTLIELLVVIAIIATLSGMLLPVLGKGKRAARATTCMSNQRQIALAGHLYADANDGVSVPGRMARVGSNSDP; this is encoded by the coding sequence ATGCGACCTTCGCGCCACGGCTTCACGCTCATCGAACTCCTTGTGGTGATCGCCATCATCGCCACGCTTTCGGGGATGTTGCTGCCTGTGCTCGGCAAGGGCAAACGCGCGGCGCGCGCCACGACGTGCATGTCCAACCAGCGGCAAATCGCGCTCGCCGGGCATCTTTACGCCGATGCCAACGACGGCGTGAGCGTCCCCGGCCGCATGGCGCGCGTCGGCTCCAACAGCGACCCG